A portion of the Syntrophus gentianae genome contains these proteins:
- a CDS encoding metal ABC transporter ATP-binding protein: MEKNQVVTFQDVSFSYGGMPILEDVSFSIPERTFISIVGPNAGGKTTLLKLMLGLLKPSKGTIEVFGQYPEKARTRIGYMPQYVQFDPNFPVSVLEVVLMGRLGAGKGMRIGPYSKTDKAIALEALQELEMEKAKNRPFIVLSGGQRQRVLIARALAAEPDLLLLDEPTSNVDMAVETELFELLNSMSQTITIVVVSHDLGFVSQYVESVVCVNRQVMMHPTTAVTGEVISECYGSNIRMVRHNHKG; encoded by the coding sequence ATGGAAAAGAATCAAGTTGTTACCTTTCAGGATGTCAGCTTTTCCTATGGAGGGATGCCGATTCTGGAAGATGTGAGTTTCTCGATTCCGGAACGGACCTTTATTTCCATTGTCGGTCCCAATGCCGGGGGAAAAACGACGCTGTTGAAACTCATGCTGGGTCTTCTGAAACCCTCCAAGGGAACGATCGAGGTTTTTGGACAGTATCCCGAGAAGGCGCGCACTCGTATCGGCTATATGCCCCAATATGTTCAGTTTGATCCGAACTTTCCCGTTAGTGTTTTGGAAGTTGTCCTGATGGGCCGTCTCGGTGCCGGCAAAGGCATGCGAATCGGGCCCTATTCGAAAACGGACAAGGCGATTGCCCTTGAAGCGCTTCAAGAGCTGGAGATGGAAAAGGCAAAGAACAGACCTTTTATCGTTCTTTCCGGGGGGCAGCGCCAGCGGGTCCTTATTGCCCGGGCTTTGGCTGCCGAACCGGACCTGCTTCTCCTGGATGAACCGACGTCCAATGTAGACATGGCAGTGGAAACGGAGCTATTTGAACTGCTTAACTCGATGAGCCAAACCATCACGATTGTCGTGGTCAGCCATGATCTGGGATTTGTATCCCAGTATGTCGAGAGTGTCGTATGTGTCAATCGTCAGGTCATGATGCACCCCACCACAGCGGTTACCGGCGAGGTGATCAGCGAATGTTATGGATCCAATATCCGCATGGTGCGGCATAATCACAAGGGCTGA
- a CDS encoding metal ABC transporter permease has protein sequence MITFLTDLPRYPFLQYALVTGMLVSVACGIIGSYVVTKRITYIAGSIAHTVLGGLGAARYCQTVYNLEWFHPLYGAVFAALASAVIIGVVSMKARQREDTVIGSLWAIGMAAGILFIYKTPGYSEDLMSYLFGSILMVSPRDLWMIAGLDALIVLISALFYNQFLALCFDEEFARLRGIHVEWYYLLLLCLTALTVVLLVTVVGIVMVIALITLPAAVAGELTKRLWHMMALSTLLTLLFTTAGLAVSYGPDLPAGATTIIISGVTYLLVVCGVRIFRLRQ, from the coding sequence ATGATTACTTTCCTTACGGATCTGCCACGATATCCCTTCCTCCAGTACGCCCTTGTTACCGGCATGCTGGTGAGCGTTGCCTGTGGGATAATCGGCAGCTACGTCGTCACCAAGCGTATCACATACATTGCTGGAAGCATTGCCCATACCGTTTTGGGCGGTCTCGGCGCTGCGCGCTATTGCCAGACGGTCTATAACCTGGAATGGTTTCACCCTCTCTACGGTGCTGTCTTTGCTGCCCTTGCATCGGCGGTGATTATTGGCGTGGTGAGTATGAAGGCGCGTCAACGGGAGGACACGGTTATTGGCTCCCTGTGGGCCATCGGCATGGCTGCCGGCATCCTCTTCATTTACAAGACCCCTGGTTACAGCGAAGATCTGATGAGTTATCTCTTTGGAAGCATCCTTATGGTTTCTCCCCGGGACCTCTGGATGATCGCCGGTCTCGATGCCCTGATCGTGCTCATCAGCGCGCTCTTCTATAACCAGTTCCTTGCTTTGTGTTTCGATGAGGAATTTGCCCGACTCCGGGGAATCCATGTGGAATGGTATTATCTGTTGCTCCTCTGTCTCACGGCCCTGACGGTAGTTCTCCTCGTCACGGTTGTCGGCATCGTCATGGTCATTGCACTGATTACCCTTCCTGCTGCCGTCGCCGGCGAGTTGACAAAGAGGCTATGGCACATGATGGCGCTCTCTACGTTACTGACTCTTCTTTTTACCACTGCTGGACTTGCGGTCAGCTATGGACCGGATCTACCGGCAGGGGCAACAACGATCATTATCTCTGGCGTCACATACTTGCTCGTTGTCTGCGGGGTGAGAATCTTCCGGTTGCGGCAATGA
- a CDS encoding sulfite exporter TauE/SafE family protein, giving the protein MHLPLLALLLLIGLFSGIAAGLFGIGGGVLIVPALIYLAGFSTHAAIGTSLAVLLPPVGLAAVLEYYRHGQVNLKAAVIVAAALFVGGWLGAILANRLPAPYLKLTFGIFVMGMGIYLVFGAVRQLS; this is encoded by the coding sequence ATGCATCTTCCTTTACTGGCTCTCTTGCTGCTCATTGGACTCTTTTCCGGAATCGCCGCCGGTCTCTTTGGGATCGGAGGAGGCGTGCTCATCGTTCCCGCCCTCATCTATCTTGCCGGTTTTTCCACCCATGCCGCGATCGGAACGAGCCTTGCCGTCCTGCTTCCTCCTGTGGGACTGGCCGCTGTCCTGGAGTATTACCGCCATGGACAGGTTAATCTGAAGGCTGCCGTCATTGTCGCAGCCGCCCTGTTTGTGGGAGGCTGGCTGGGGGCGATCCTCGCAAATCGCCTTCCGGCTCCCTATCTGAAACTGACTTTCGGGATTTTTGTCATGGGGATGGGGATCTATCTTGTATTCGGGGCCGTTCGCCAACTTTCCTGA
- a CDS encoding DUF6868 family protein, protein MTLQGIRSALGWCTLMNLCLLLVWFSAFTLAHGEMYSLHGRWFHLSVETFDAIHYTGMALFKIGIWLFNLTPWLVLHIAGRRV, encoded by the coding sequence ATGACCCTGCAAGGAATCCGCAGTGCCCTGGGTTGGTGCACCTTGATGAATCTCTGTCTGCTGCTGGTGTGGTTCTCAGCTTTTACTCTGGCCCACGGCGAGATGTATTCCCTTCATGGCCGATGGTTTCACTTATCGGTTGAGACCTTCGATGCGATTCATTATACTGGCATGGCGCTGTTCAAGATCGGGATCTGGCTGTTCAACCTGACGCCCTGGCTGGTCCTGCACATTGCCGGCCGCAGAGTTTAA